A portion of the Stigmatella aurantiaca DW4/3-1 genome contains these proteins:
- a CDS encoding DUF7151 family protein produces the protein MYVAAPASYLLRISTGSDSAQIDSFSVTVGAEGPKGPPGDKGAKGDTGPQGLTGLTGPKGDKGDTGPQGLTGLTGPKGDKGDTGPQGLTGLTGPKGDKGDTGPQGLTGLTGPKGDKGDTGPQGLTGLTGPKGDKGDTGPQGLTGLTGPKGDKGDTGAEGVATLAATTPESAGPNCAIGGTKVELGADNNRNGVLDTSEVTGTLTHYVCNGAQGPQGPIGTQGPKGDTGLAGPAGQTGPQGPEGSEGPLGPVGFSTLARTTSTTTAPNCAAGGTKVELGVDTNRNYVLDSSEVNWALTYYLCSGPQGLQGQPGPEGLAMLAKTIPEAAGANCATGGTKLELGPDTNRNYVLDASEVNSALTRYLCTGAQGPQGFDGLSALVKTSAAPVAYCSSGGTKVDVGIDRNRDGQLDSVEMDSRLTRYICNGVPGPQGVPGPQGVPGPQGVPGPQGVPGPQGVPGPQGLRGPGVKLYTNLTVANLTNVFGRCKKSNIAFPYGDTYAFSADCIVAVHRFCRQQGFAAGFGPIEYNGSTGQVHLACAD, from the coding sequence ATGTACGTAGCTGCCCCTGCTTCGTACTTGCTAAGGATCTCAACAGGTTCTGACAGCGCTCAGATCGATTCATTTTCTGTAACAGTAGGAGCTGAAGGCCCGAAGGGGCCACCGGGCGATAAAGGGGCCAAGGGAGACACCGGACCTCAGGGGCTCACGGGCCTGACCGGCCCCAAAGGCGACAAAGGAGACACCGGACCTCAGGGGCTCACGGGCCTGACCGGCCCCAAAGGCGACAAGGGAGACACCGGACCTCAGGGGCTCACGGGCCTGACCGGCCCCAAAGGCGACAAGGGAGACACCGGACCTCAGGGGCTCACGGGCCTGACCGGCCCCAAAGGCGACAAGGGAGACACCGGACCTCAGGGGCTCACGGGCCTGACCGGCCCCAAAGGCGACAAGGGAGACACCGGACCTCAGGGGCTCACGGGCCTGACCGGCCCCAAAGGCGACAAAGGAGACACCGGAGCCGAGGGGGTAGCCACATTGGCGGCAACTACGCCCGAGTCTGCGGGACCCAATTGCGCAATTGGCGGTACTAAGGTGGAATTGGGCGCTGATAACAACCGTAATGGTGTGCTTGACACCTCGGAAGTAACCGGCACGCTCACGCATTACGTGTGCAATGGCGCTCAAGGTCCGCAAGGTCCAATTGGGACCCAAGGTCCAAAGGGGGACACTGGTCTAGCAGGACCAGCGGGGCAGACTGGTCCACAAGGGCCCGAAGGGTCTGAGGGTCCACTGGGGCCGGTTGGATTCTCTACCTTGGCGAGGACTACCAGTACTACTACAGCGCCGAACTGCGCTGCGGGGGGTACGAAAGTGGAGTTGGGTGTGGACACCAACCGAAATTACGTACTCGACTCCTCGGAAGTTAACTGGGCTCTGACATACTATCTTTGCTCTGGGCCACAGGGGCTGCAAGGTCAGCCGGGACCTGAGGGACTGGCCATGTTGGCAAAGACTATCCCTGAAGCGGCGGGAGCGAACTGTGCCACGGGCGGAACGAAATTGGAGTTGGGGCCCGACACCAACCGCAACTATGTTCTCGACGCATCGGAGGTGAATAGCGCACTGACACGCTATCTGTGCACTGGTGCTCAAGGGCCTCAAGGGTTCGATGGATTGTCAGCACTGGTAAAAACCAGTGCTGCGCCAGTTGCGTATTGTTCCAGCGGTGGCACGAAGGTGGATGTAGGCATTGATAGGAACCGGGACGGGCAGTTGGACAGTGTCGAGATGGACTCCAGGCTGACCCGCTACATTTGCAATGGTGTGCCAGGCCCTCAGGGTGTGCCAGGCCCTCAGGGTGTGCCAGGCCCTCAGGGTGTGCCAGGCCCTCAGGGTGTGCCAGGCCCTCAGGGTGTGCCAGGCCCTCAGGGCCTCCGTGGACCAGGGGTGAAGTTGTATACGAATCTAACCGTCGCCAATCTCACGAATGTTTTTGGCCGCTGCAAAAAATCGAATATCGCGTTCCCTTACGGGGATACATACGCGTTCAGTGCCGATTGCATTGTTGCTGTCCACAGGTTTTGCAGACAGCAAGGGTTTGCGGCAGGGTTTGGCCCTATCGAATACAACGGATCTACCGGTCAAGTTCATCTTGCCTGTGCGGACTAA
- the tnpC gene encoding IS66 family transposase, which yields MVRIAEQFEHSGQTQKQFAQQQGLPLSTVQPWIYRRRSRVAAPIAPPVRLLPQVHVQETLACACGKGVVTAPVPPKVVDRGEYGPHFIAHVVASKCADSLPLHRLAQRVERAGVPMSRSTLTDLFHRAAEGVAPLAARLLLLISQSAVVWADETPLRVLEVKKTHLGYLWTFLTQNEQGQWLIGYRFSMSRSGKTPQQVLNGTLGALVVDAYTGYNPVTLPGGRVRVGCWSHARRKFFDALSTAPEAQQALDFILSLYRVEHEAVQTGVVRMLTHRALRQHKSRPILQALHAWLAAHLPLHPPKSPMGQALSYTLHQWQPLCRFLDDERLPLDNNRSEGALRKGALGRKNFLFVGHEQAGNNLAGLYALVATCEANGINPEQYLADVLLRVQTHPNSRIDELLPHLWQPNLDFAAAA from the coding sequence GTGGTCCGCATCGCCGAGCAGTTCGAGCACAGCGGGCAAACGCAGAAGCAGTTCGCCCAGCAGCAAGGGCTGCCGCTGAGTACCGTGCAGCCGTGGATCTACCGGCGGAGGAGCCGGGTGGCCGCGCCTATTGCACCGCCCGTGCGCCTGCTGCCGCAGGTGCACGTACAGGAAACACTGGCGTGCGCCTGCGGCAAGGGGGTGGTGACTGCGCCGGTGCCGCCCAAGGTGGTGGACAGAGGCGAGTACGGTCCCCACTTCATCGCCCACGTGGTGGCCTCCAAGTGCGCAGACTCGTTGCCCCTGCATCGGCTGGCGCAGCGAGTGGAGCGAGCCGGGGTGCCCATGAGCCGTAGCACCCTGACGGATTTGTTTCATCGCGCCGCCGAGGGGGTGGCCCCTTTGGCCGCGCGCCTCCTGCTGCTCATCAGCCAGTCGGCCGTGGTGTGGGCGGATGAGACGCCGCTGCGGGTGCTGGAGGTGAAGAAGACACACCTGGGCTACCTGTGGACATTCCTGACTCAGAATGAGCAGGGCCAGTGGCTCATTGGCTACCGCTTCAGCATGAGCCGCTCGGGAAAAACACCCCAGCAGGTGTTGAACGGCACGTTGGGGGCGCTCGTGGTGGATGCGTATACAGGCTACAACCCCGTGACACTGCCGGGCGGGCGCGTCCGCGTCGGTTGCTGGTCGCACGCGCGCCGCAAATTCTTCGACGCTCTGTCCACCGCGCCCGAGGCCCAGCAGGCCTTGGACTTCATTCTGTCGCTCTACCGGGTGGAACACGAGGCGGTGCAGACAGGCGTGGTGCGCATGCTGACCCACCGGGCCCTGCGCCAGCACAAGAGCCGCCCCATACTCCAGGCGCTCCACGCCTGGCTCGCCGCGCACCTGCCGCTGCATCCACCCAAGAGCCCCATGGGCCAGGCACTCTCCTATACGCTCCACCAGTGGCAGCCCCTCTGCCGCTTCTTGGATGACGAGCGGTTGCCTTTGGACAACAACCGCAGCGAGGGCGCATTGCGAAAAGGAGCCCTGGGCAGAAAGAATTTTCTCTTCGTTGGCCACGAGCAAGCCGGTAACAACCTCGCGGGCCTCTACGCGCTGGTGGCCACCTGTGAGGCCAACGGCATCAACCCCGAGCAGTATCTGGCTGATGTACTGCTGCGCGTGCAGACTCACCCCAACTCGCGCATCGACGAACTGCTCCCCCACCTGTGGCAGCCGAACCTGGACTTCGCCGCCGCTGCCTGA
- a CDS encoding GFA family protein, which translates to MDDRNLPWEGGCRCGRVRIKISAKPILTMACHCTGCQKMTASAYSLSAAIPNEGFSVIQGEPVIGGLHGASRHYFCPYCMSWMFTRPEGIDWFVNLRPTMLDKLDWFTPFIETWTSEKLSWAVTPAAHSYKALPAFDEYEGLVKEYLARAG; encoded by the coding sequence ATGGACGACCGGAACCTTCCCTGGGAAGGCGGATGCCGCTGCGGGAGAGTGCGGATCAAGATCAGTGCCAAGCCGATTCTGACCATGGCGTGTCATTGCACGGGCTGCCAGAAGATGACCGCCAGTGCCTATTCCTTGAGTGCAGCGATCCCAAACGAAGGGTTCTCAGTCATCCAGGGAGAGCCCGTGATCGGCGGTCTGCATGGGGCGTCCCGTCATTATTTCTGTCCGTACTGCATGAGCTGGATGTTCACGCGGCCGGAAGGCATCGACTGGTTCGTCAATCTCCGTCCCACCATGCTCGACAAGCTGGACTGGTTCACACCTTTTATCGAGACATGGACGAGCGAGAAGCTGTCCTGGGCGGTCACACCGGCGGCTCACAGCTACAAGGCGTTGCCTGCTTTCGACGAATACGAAGGACTGGTGAAGGAATACCTGGCACGCGCAGGTTGA
- a CDS encoding class I SAM-dependent methyltransferase — MPELTASTNVSQAILENPMFVALYEPLIRVNFVRLMARNFNGALTPELEDAYLQKFLRPVDGPVLDLACGAGRWTRTLANLVGVERLIALDLSRAMLEAAKEVLPNVFFVRGNAQQLPLSDASLGAVSCWNSLQLLPNPSEAIREVSRCLKPGGVFTCFTYRRAREPLYGYFQSTFARNGGVRPFDEEELRQWLTQAGLVVEDLGGPNLALLLTARKPTS; from the coding sequence GTGCCCGAACTCACCGCGTCGACGAACGTCAGCCAGGCCATCCTGGAAAACCCCATGTTCGTCGCCCTGTACGAGCCACTGATCCGCGTCAACTTCGTCCGATTGATGGCGCGCAACTTCAATGGTGCGCTCACGCCGGAACTCGAAGATGCCTACCTCCAGAAGTTCCTCCGTCCGGTGGATGGCCCCGTGCTCGACTTGGCCTGCGGAGCCGGCCGCTGGACCCGAACCCTGGCCAATCTGGTGGGTGTGGAGCGACTGATCGCGTTGGACCTCAGCCGCGCGATGCTCGAGGCCGCGAAAGAGGTACTGCCAAACGTGTTCTTCGTCCGGGGAAACGCTCAGCAGCTTCCTTTGTCGGACGCCTCTCTCGGCGCCGTGAGCTGCTGGAACTCGCTCCAGCTCCTCCCGAACCCCAGCGAGGCGATCCGCGAGGTCTCACGCTGCTTAAAGCCCGGAGGGGTCTTCACCTGCTTCACCTACCGCCGGGCACGAGAGCCGCTCTATGGATACTTCCAGTCGACCTTCGCCCGCAACGGGGGTGTCCGCCCCTTCGACGAAGAGGAACTCCGGCAATGGCTCACCCAAGCGGGTCTTGTGGTTGAGGATCTCGGTGGACCCAACCTCGCACTGCTCCTGACCGCCCGGAAACCCACCTCCTGA
- a CDS encoding SDR family oxidoreductase — translation MKKTVLITGCSTGFGLASAKHFAAQGWNVIATMRTPSPEQELVALPGVLVTRLDVQDRTSIDSALKVGVERFGGLDAVVNNAGFGLHGLFESTPREKILEQFEVNVFGVMDVIRAALPYFVQRGEGAIVNVSSGAGVFTLPMISLYCASKFALEGFSEALSYELTSQNVRVKLVEPGGVVDTHFVSRSAEEQSQNAVPPRYEAFVRATNEVFAKLRNDRAGATSEEVAKVIYEAATDTSDRLRYVATEGIKPLVKMRRETSEDAYLAFMRERFLAKPSPGQ, via the coding sequence ATGAAAAAGACCGTTCTCATCACTGGGTGCTCCACGGGCTTCGGGCTCGCTTCGGCGAAGCACTTTGCGGCTCAAGGCTGGAATGTCATCGCGACGATGCGCACGCCTTCACCGGAACAGGAACTCGTGGCGTTGCCTGGCGTGCTCGTGACCCGGCTCGACGTTCAAGACCGTACGAGCATCGATTCCGCCTTGAAAGTCGGCGTCGAGCGCTTCGGCGGCCTCGACGCCGTCGTCAACAATGCGGGTTTCGGGCTCCATGGGCTCTTCGAGTCGACCCCGCGCGAGAAAATCCTCGAGCAGTTCGAGGTGAACGTCTTTGGCGTGATGGATGTGATTCGCGCGGCGTTGCCCTACTTTGTTCAACGCGGTGAGGGGGCGATCGTGAACGTGAGTTCCGGGGCGGGCGTCTTCACGCTACCGATGATCTCGCTCTATTGCGCGAGCAAATTCGCGCTGGAGGGTTTTTCAGAAGCGCTCTCGTACGAGCTTACGTCGCAAAATGTGCGCGTGAAGCTCGTCGAGCCCGGCGGAGTTGTGGACACGCACTTTGTGTCGCGAAGCGCCGAAGAGCAGTCTCAGAATGCCGTACCGCCGCGTTATGAAGCCTTCGTTCGCGCCACAAACGAAGTCTTTGCCAAGCTCCGTAACGACCGCGCCGGCGCAACGTCCGAGGAGGTCGCGAAGGTCATCTACGAGGCCGCCACGGACACGAGTGACCGCTTGCGCTACGTGGCGACCGAAGGAATCAAGCCACTCGTGAAGATGCGGCGCGAGACGTCCGAGGACGCATACCTCGCATTCATGCGCGAGCGGTTTCTGGCCAAGCCCTCACCGGGTCAGTAG
- a CDS encoding LysR substrate-binding domain-containing protein, whose translation MRSPHSSNGWGVRLFHRTTRSVALSDAGEGFLARVKPALAALEDAMTSMDAHQKTPTGTLRINTSAFVARRIIMPLILEYLRRYPDISVELVAEDKPVDIVADGFDAGVRLAGSIPRDMVAVPCSGDVRFIVVGSKKYLRSHGAPKTPADLVHHECIRYRMSNGAIYRWELSRRGEEIAMEVKGRLTLDDDGAVVAAAIGGAGLAYVSAWNVGDALKTGQLV comes from the coding sequence ATGCGATCGCCGCACTCGAGCAACGGCTGGGGCGTCCGGCTCTTTCATCGGACCACGCGGAGCGTCGCGCTCTCGGACGCGGGGGAAGGCTTCCTCGCGCGCGTGAAGCCGGCCCTGGCGGCGCTCGAGGATGCGATGACGTCCATGGACGCACACCAGAAAACACCGACCGGGACGTTGCGCATCAACACCTCGGCATTCGTAGCAAGGCGGATCATCATGCCCCTCATCCTCGAATACCTGCGGCGCTATCCGGACATCAGCGTCGAACTCGTGGCCGAGGACAAACCCGTCGACATCGTGGCGGATGGATTCGACGCCGGAGTCCGGCTGGCTGGAAGCATTCCACGCGACATGGTGGCGGTCCCTTGCAGTGGCGACGTGCGGTTCATTGTCGTCGGCTCGAAGAAGTACCTGCGGAGCCACGGAGCCCCGAAGACACCCGCCGACCTCGTCCATCACGAGTGCATCCGCTACCGGATGTCCAACGGCGCGATCTACCGCTGGGAACTTTCGCGACGTGGGGAAGAGATCGCCATGGAGGTGAAGGGACGGCTCACGCTCGATGATGACGGTGCCGTGGTCGCGGCAGCGATCGGTGGCGCTGGACTCGCGTACGTGAGCGCGTGGAATGTCGGCGACGCGCTGAAAACGGGCCAGCTCGTATAG